Proteins encoded by one window of Candidatus Aminicenantes bacterium:
- the lpxA gene encoding acyl-ACP--UDP-N-acetylglucosamine O-acyltransferase → MSRTPIHPGAVISPKAELGKGVQVDAYAVIGPGVRIGDGTIVKHHVTIDQNTEIGRECRIFPFASLGTDPQDVTYKGEETFVHIGDRNIIREFTTINRGTLKGGGHTRLGDDNYLMAYAHVAHDCQIGNHVILSNGATLAGHVEIGDFAVLSGFCAVHQFVRIGRNAYIGGYSVVCQDVLPFAKVAQSRESFSLYGPNSIGMMRNGFSREYIEKIKDIFRIIYRADLNTTQAVKQISANYPGSAESQIIIDFIGKTKRGILKNFRQDG, encoded by the coding sequence GTGAGCCGAACGCCGATCCATCCCGGCGCCGTCATCAGCCCCAAAGCCGAGCTGGGCAAGGGCGTCCAGGTCGACGCCTACGCGGTCATCGGCCCCGGCGTGCGCATCGGCGACGGCACCATCGTCAAGCACCACGTCACCATCGACCAGAACACCGAGATCGGCAGGGAGTGCCGCATCTTCCCCTTCGCCTCCCTGGGCACCGACCCCCAGGACGTCACCTACAAGGGCGAGGAGACATTCGTCCATATCGGCGACCGCAACATCATCCGCGAATTCACCACCATCAACCGCGGCACCCTCAAGGGCGGCGGCCACACCCGCCTCGGCGACGACAACTACCTGATGGCCTACGCCCACGTCGCCCACGACTGCCAGATCGGCAACCACGTCATCCTGAGCAATGGCGCCACGCTGGCCGGGCATGTCGAGATCGGCGATTTCGCGGTGCTCAGCGGCTTTTGCGCCGTTCACCAGTTCGTGCGCATCGGCCGCAACGCCTACATCGGCGGCTACAGCGTCGTTTGCCAGGACGTTCTGCCCTTTGCCAAGGTGGCGCAGAGCCGCGAGTCGTTCAGCCTTTACGGGCCGAACTCCATCGGCATGATGCGCAACGGCTTCTCCAGGGAGTACATCGAGAAAATCAAGGATATTTTCCGCATCATCTACCGCGCCGACCTGAACACCACCCAGGCGGTCAAGCAGATCAGCGCCAATTACCCGGGCAGCGCTGAAAGCCAGATCATCATCGATTTCATCGGCAAAACCAAAAGAGGGATTTTAAAGAATTTTCGCCAGGATGGCTGA
- the fabZ gene encoding 3-hydroxyacyl-ACP dehydratase FabZ yields the protein MNCPLTIEDIKKILPHRYPFLLVDRVTASDGVKAIQGYKNVTGNEDFFQGHFPGNPVMPGVLQIEALAQLGAALLMQRFTGQRVFAYFAGIEKARFKRTVVPGDRLDLDVLVTRDRGKFAIIDGKATVDGQLAVEAILMCMVGQ from the coding sequence ATGAACTGTCCGCTGACCATCGAGGACATCAAAAAGATCCTGCCCCACCGCTATCCCTTCCTGCTGGTGGACCGGGTGACCGCCAGCGACGGGGTGAAGGCCATCCAGGGTTACAAGAACGTCACCGGCAACGAGGACTTCTTCCAGGGGCACTTCCCCGGCAACCCGGTCATGCCGGGGGTGCTGCAGATCGAGGCCCTGGCCCAGCTGGGGGCCGCGCTGCTGATGCAGCGTTTCACCGGCCAGCGCGTCTTCGCTTATTTCGCCGGCATCGAGAAGGCGCGCTTCAAGCGGACGGTGGTCCCGGGCGACCGCCTCGACCTCGACGTGCTGGTGACGCGCGACCGCGGCAAGTTCGCCATCATCGACGGCAAGGCCACGGTTGACGGCCAGCTCGCCGTCGAGGCGATCCTGATGTGCATGGTGGGCCAGTGA
- a CDS encoding OmpH family outer membrane protein, producing DIKRNAEDAQKESMAAQQKEYEKIQSDLMPIIEKIAKENGFSLILDLNTAGVTYFEPGIDISEKVVKAYDAQSATAAAPAPAAKK from the coding sequence CGATATCAAGCGCAACGCCGAGGATGCCCAGAAAGAGAGCATGGCCGCCCAGCAGAAGGAATATGAAAAGATCCAGTCCGACCTGATGCCCATCATCGAAAAGATCGCCAAGGAGAACGGGTTCTCGCTGATCCTCGACCTGAACACGGCCGGCGTCACCTATTTCGAGCCCGGCATCGACATCAGCGAAAAGGTGGTCAAGGCCTACGACGCCCAGTCCGCCACCGCCGCCGCCCCCGCCCCTGCCGCCAAGAAATGA